In a single window of the Clarias gariepinus isolate MV-2021 ecotype Netherlands chromosome 16, CGAR_prim_01v2, whole genome shotgun sequence genome:
- the tlcd4b gene encoding TLC domain-containing protein 4-B, translating into MEARELYVVAGSFIGFQLFFSGVSPLVSSTLTQGYGKLPPNKLNEWNSRLVSTVHAVIVGLFCLYILWFDDDVNADPVWGDPSLVKLNVAITCGYLLYDLLLLACNWSTMGDSFFVCHHLAALYAYGYVLTRGVLPYFANFRLISELSTPFVNQRWFFESLAYPRSHRLVVANGVAMAVAFFLVRIAVMPPYWAKVFGTFGTPAFKRLGLGAQVAWIVSCVALDVLNIVWMYKIARGCYKVITGASSKKKGVKASSDEVNHVNNHVD; encoded by the exons ATGGAGGCAAGAGAGTTGTACGTGGTGGCTGGAAGCTTCATTGGGTTCCAGCTGTTCTTTTCTGGAGTCAGCCCATTAGTGTCATCTACGTTAACACAGGGCTATGGGAAACTCCCACCCAACAAACTCAACGAGTGGAACTCCAG GCTCGTGTCCACTGTCCATGCTGTGATTGTCGGACTTTTCTGCCTTTACATCCTGTGGTTCGATGACGACGTCAACGCGGATCCAGTCTG gggAGATCCGAGTCTGGTAAAGCTCAATGTCGCCATTACCTGTGGATACCTGCTTTACG ACCTTTTGCTACTCGCCTGCAACTGGAGCACCATGGGAGACAGCTTTTTTGTGTGTCACCACTTGGCGGCACTCTATGCATACGGATATGTGCTG ACACGAGGGGTGCTTCCGTATTTTGCAAACTTCCGACTTATTTCGGAATTATCCACTCCATTTGTGAACCAAAG GTGGTTCTTTGAGTCGCTGGCATATCCTCGCTCTCACCGGCTGGTGGTGGCTAACGGTGTGGCTATGGCTGTTGCCTTTTTTCTGGTGCGTATCGCTGTGATGCCGCCATACTGGGCAAAAGTGTTTGGTACGTTTGGAACGCCAGCATTCAAAAGGCTCGGTCTTGGTGCACAGGTGGCCTGGATTGTTTCCTGTGTAGCTCTGGATGTGCTCAACATTGTATGGATGTACAAGATCGCCCGTGGCTGCTACAAGGTCATCACCGGAGCGAGTAGCAAGAAAAAGGGTGTCAAGGCGAGCTCAGATGAGGTCAACCATGTCAACAATCACGTGGACTAA